One window of Pyrus communis chromosome 12, drPyrComm1.1, whole genome shotgun sequence genomic DNA carries:
- the LOC137710594 gene encoding serine/threonine-protein kinase/endoribonuclease IRE1b-like gives MRRPLIFLLLFAPLIECLTREAAITVPEPETSTGLSIPHSSPSNRFNSLLPKLGNDITLVVALDGTIYMVNTNPWSILWGFSSGAPIHTSYQDASFLNNTKSDDHFIDLGEDGALYSHTRSGKEKLSSSVEEFIGGAPYWSKDGGVTTGSRRNTVFLVDAKTGKLIHMYKSADTPSKLVVWSTESDLSPKVKDAHGLVESGSIGLETVEHMLYIVRTDYEITHYSSGKVVWSMTFATFESRPQISNAGNELALRHSGVSDSILPSQNKTYISRTLDPILTEYLSKYAGINDSHSGDSSAYDHSPNVNVPALIEENHPSHVPAIIDENHPSHVPAIIEGNHPSGGNEGIMAQAVTKLLSLCLTLLSIVVCIFRCPRAFGKQHKLKQVAEETKMQAGVPKKKRTRRLGNNKRNSIDVKNMSNTSHEDKVGESKFFIQNERSEMKFLLTSADHLDGQIEGRRIGKLCVSNNEIAQGSNGTIVLEGIYDGRPVAVKRLVRTHHDVAFKEVQNLIASDQHPNIVRWHGVEYDQDFVYLSLERCTCSLYDLIYFHSGSIQSQITTDQDPRFWTEYTTRLHSMMGNNKDIELWKANGYPSPQLLKLMSDLVSGLAHLHELGIIHRDLKPQNVLIIKGRSLCAKLSDMGISKRLQGDKSSITQHATGYGSSGWQAPEQLLHLRQTRAVDLFSLGCLLFFCVTGGKHPYGDSIERDVNIVNDRKDLFLVDTIPEAVDLFTRLLNPNPDLRPTSMDVLHHPFFWSSETRLSFIRDASDRVELEDRENESELLNSLESTAAVALNGKWDEKMESAFINNIGRYRRYKFDSVRDLLRVIRNKLNHYRELPEEVKEILGPVPEGFDGYFSSRFPKLLIEVYKVLYRYCKEEEFFCKYIKSNQM, from the exons ATGAGACGACCTCTCATCTTCCTTCTCCTGTTTGCTCCGCTAATTGAATGTTTGACCAGAGAAGCAGCCATCACAGTCCCAGAACCAGAGACCTCGACTGGCCTCTCCATTCCACATTCCTCGCCTTCCAACCGCTTCAATTCTCTCCTGCCGAAGCT TGGAAATGATATAACGCTGGTTGTTGCATTGGATGGGACCATATATATGGTCAACACTAACCCATGGAGTATCCTGTGGGGCTTCTCTTCTGGGGCCCCAATTCATACTTCGTATCAGGATGCCAGTTTTTTAAACAATACTAAGAGTGATGATCACTTCATTGATTTGGGCGAAGACGGGGCGCTCTATAGCCATACCCGCAGTGGAAAAGAG AAATTGTCATCGAGTGTAGAAGAATTCATAGGAGGTGCTCCGTATTGGTCAAAGGATGGAGGAGTCACAACGGGATCAAGGAGGAACACTGTGTTCCTTGTTGATGCCAAGACCGGAAAACTAATTCACATGTATAAATCAGCTGATACTCCGTCCAAGTTAGTGGTTTGGAGTACCGAAAGTGATCTGTCTCCGAAAGTGAAAGATGCTCACGGGTTGGTAGAGTCTGGTTCCATAGGCTTGGAAACCGTTGAACATATGCTTTACATCGTGAGAACAGATTATGAAATCACACATTATTCTTCTGGTAAGGTTGTTTGGTCCATGACATTTGCTACATTTGAATCTCGCCCTCAAATATCTAATGCTGGAAATGAGCTTGCTTTAAGACACAGCGGGGTTTCCGACTCAATTTTGCCTAGTCAGAACAAAACTTATATCTCCCGTACTCTTGATCCCATATTGACAGAGTATCTTTCAAAATATGCTGGGATAAATGATAGCCATTCTGGAGACAGTTCTGCCTATGATCATTCCCCTAATGTCAATGTTCCTGCACTTATTGAAGAGAATCATCCATCTCATGTTCCTGCGATTATTGACGAGAATCATCCATCTCATGTTCCTGCGATTATTGAAGGGAATCATCCATCTGGCGGCAATGAAGGCATAATGGCTCAAGCTGTAACAAAATTACTGTCTCTCTGTCTCACACTATTGTCCATTGTGGTCTGTATCTTTCGCTGTCCAAGAGCATTTGGAAAACAACATAAACTCAAACAGGTGGCTGAGGAAACTAAGATGCAAGCTGGGGTTCCAAAGAAGAAGAGAACCCGTAGACTGGGAAACAATAAGAGAAATTCCATTGATGTCAAGAACATGAGCAATACGTCACATGAAGATAAGGTTGGAGAATCTaaatttttcatacaaaatgaaAGAAGTGAAATGAAGTTTCTCTTGACCTCAGCTGATCATCTTGATGGTCAAATAGAGGGACGCAGGATTGGCAAGTTGTGTGTTTCCAACAATGAAATTGCTCAGGGAAGTAATGGTACCATTGTACTTGAGGGAATCTATGATGGTCGTCCAGTAGCTGTTAAACGTCTTGTGAGGACTCATCATGATGTGGCTTTCAAAGAGGTTCAGAATCTTATTGCTTCTGATCAGCATCCAAATATTGTACGTTGGCATGGAGTGGAGTATGATCAAGATTTTGTTTATCTATCCTTGGAGCGTTGTACATGTAGCTTATATGatcttatttattttcactcTGGGTCCATTCAAAGCCAAATCACCACAGATCAGGATCCCCGCTTTTGGACTGAGTATACCACTCGATTGCATTCCATGATGGGAAATAACAAGGACATTGAATTGTGGAAGGCTAATGGATACCCTTCACCCCAGTTGTTAAAATTAATGAG TGATCTGGTTTCTGGGCTTGCCCATTTACATGAACTTGGAATTATACATCGGGACTTAAAGCCTCAAAATGTTTTGATAATAAAGGGCAGGTCTTTATGTGCCAAGCTTTCAGATATGGGTATCAGCAAGCGCCTACAAGGGGACAAGTCTTCCATAACCCAGCATGCTACTG GTTATGGTAGTTCAGGCTGGCAAGCACCTGAACAACTTCTCCATCTGCGCCAAACGCGTGCAGTGGATTTGTTTAGTTTAGGCTGTCTACTCTTTTTCTGCGTCACTGGGGGCAAACACCCTTATGGTGATAGCATCGAGCGTGATGTAAATATAGTGAATGACCGCAAAGACTTGTTCTTAGTAGACACTATACCAGAAGCTGTAGACCTTTTTACTCGTCTCTTGAATCCCAACCCTGATCTTCG GCCAACATCCATGGATGTGTTGCATCATCCTTTCTTCTGGAGTTCGGAGACAAGACTTTCATTCATTCGAGATGCTAGTGATCGGGTTGAATTGGAAGATAGGGAGAATGAGTCCGAACTACTAAATTCATTAGAAAGTACTGCAGCGGTGGCTTTAAATGGGAAGTGGGATGAAAAGATGGAATCTGCATTTATAAATAACATTGG
- the LOC137710663 gene encoding F-box/kelch-repeat protein At5g42350-like, whose translation MYSGRPSGEESLHQDFEALSVSKCLMRNVSQKLRKKNQRSVGDEDNGVRGIALRCLTLYGRGGGCKVGADTCDDFGDTSNRRRSSASDEGKGYRPICGTEESGVDCFSYGVREKFWKKHNRKDFELEESIRNSRMHIFLPDDILEMCLVRLPLTSLMTARLVCKKWKHLTTTTRFLQMRQEGSHQTPWLFHFGAVKDGYCSGEIHALDVSLNQWHSIDAEILKGRFMFSVASVQDDIYVVGGCSSLNNFGRVDRSSCKTHKGVMLFSPLTKSWRKVAPMKHARSMPILGISEVTSDFSTSQSYQSRQDRRIPRSRVGGVSEVYEDPHRLSLRRQQRHSADDNESLVLPNRKSYKFMKQKSDHSSMKGCRRFVLVAVGGLGSWDEPLDSGEIYDSVSRKWTEIQGFPVDFGIACSGVVCNGMFYVYSETDKLAGYDIERGFWIGIQTTPFPPRVHEYYPKLVSCNGRLFMLSVFWCEGDGQIGRRNKAVRKVWELDLMHLNWTEVSVHPDAPMDWNAAFVADGNMIFGIEMFKIFGQVLDFFTVCDVSDTGMKWSHISRNHVTRELDASSCLTKSMAVLHL comes from the coding sequence ATGTACTCTGGGAGACCATCTGGTGAAGAATCTCTTCATCAAGATTTTGAAGCTTTGAGTGTATCGAAGTGTCTGATGAGAAATGTTAGCCAGAagttgaggaagaagaatcaGAGGTCTGTAGGAGATGAGGACAATGGTGTGAGGGGAATAGCTTTGAGATGTCTTACTCTGTATGGAAGGGGTGGAGGTTGCAAAGTAGGTGCTGACACATGTGATGATTTTGGGGATACGAGTAACAGGAGGAGGTCAAGTGCCAGCGATGAAGGCAAGGGATACAGACCAATATGTGGTACCGAGGAATCTGGAGTGGATTGCTTCTCGTATGGGGTGAGGGAGAAATTTTGGAAGAAACATAACAGAAAGGATTTTGAGCTTGAAGAATCAATTAGAAATAGCAGGATGCACATTTTTCTTCCAGACGACATACTGGAAATGTGCTTGGTGAGGCTCCCACTAACCAGTCTCATGACTGCACGCCTCGTGTGCAAGAAATGGAAACACTTGACTACTACTACTCGGTTCCTGCAGATGAGACAGGAAGGCTCACATCAGACCCCATGGTTGTTTCATTTTGGTGCTGTTAAAGATGGTTATTGCTCTGGTGAGATACATGCATTGGATGTGTCTCTAAATCAATGGCATAGTATAGATGCTGAAATCCTAAAGGGAAGGTTCATGTTTTCTGTTGCTAGTGTCCAGGATGATATTTATGTTGTTGGGGGTTGTTCGAGCTTGAACAACTTTGGGAGGGTGGATAGGAGCTCATGTAAGACACACAAAGGGGTGATGCTGTTTAGTCCCTTAACAAAATCTTGGCGCAAAGTTGCTCCAATGAAGCATGCAAGATCAATGCCTATTTTAGGAATCTCAGAGGTCACTTCAGATTTTTCCACCAGTCAAAGTTATCAAAGTCGCCAAGATAGACGTATTCCCAGATCACGGGTAGGTGGAGTATCAGAGGTCTATGAAGATCCTCACAGGCTTTCTCTTAGGCGTCAACAGAGACATTCTGCTGATGACAATGAGTCTTTGGTGTTACCCAATAGAAAGTCGTATAAatttatgaaacaaaaaagtgatcACTCATCCATGAAGGGTTGTAGAAGGTTTGTGCTCGTTGCTGTTGGTGGTCTTGGCTCCTGGGATGAACCTTTGGATTCTGGAGAAATATATGATTCTGTTTCAAGGAAATGGACAGAAATTCAGGGGTTCCCTGTGGACTTTGGGATTGCTTGTTCTGGGGTTGTTTGTAATGGGATGTTTTATGTTTATTCTGAAACTGACAAGCTTGCAGGATATGACATAGAAAGGGGTTTTTGGATTGGAATCCAAACCACTCCCTTCCCACCCCGTGTTCATGAATATTACCCAAAACTGGTATCTTGTAATGGCCGGCTCTTCATGCTTTCTGTCTTCTGGTGCGAAGGGGATGGTCAGATAGGCCGGAGAAACAAGGCTGTTAGAAAGGTATGGGAGCTGGATCTCATGCACCTTAACTGGACCGAGGTCTCAGTACATCCTGATGCTCCAATGGACTGGAATGCTGCGTTTGTGGCAGACGGAAACATGATATTTGGTATTGAGATGTTCAAAATATTTGGTCAAGTATTGGATTTTTTTACTGTATGTGATGTGTCTGATACGGGGATGAAATGGAGTCATATCTCAAGGAACCATGTAACTCGCGAGCTGGATGCCTCTTCATGCTTGACCAAGTCAATGGCTGTGCTACATCTGTAA
- the LOC137710524 gene encoding U-box domain-containing protein 44-like: MAESWHGNYDTGSPSDDSHKFERLHIEPIYDAFFCPLTKQVMRDPVTLENGQTFEREAIEKWFRECKESGRKLVCPLTLKELKSADLKPSIALRNTIEEWNARNEAAQLDMARKSLNLGSSESEVLLALKFVQQICQKTRSNKHVARNAGLIPMIVDMLKSSRKVRCKALETLKTVVEDDSDNKELLADGDTVRTIVKFLYHEQSIEREKAVSLLYELSKSEALCEKIGSINGAILILVGMTSSKSDNILTVENADKTLQNLEKCENNVRQMAENGRLQPLLTQIREGPPETQLSMSNFLGELVLDNDVKVIVAKSVGSALINIMRSGDMQSREAALKALNQISSCEASAKVLIEAGILPSLVKDLFIVGANQLPMRLKEVAATILANVVSTDYDFDSILVGPDQQTLVSEDIVHNLLHLISNTGPAIESKLLQVLVGLTSSPSTVLSVVAAIKSSGAIISLVQFIEAPQKELRVASIKLLQNLSPHVGQELADALRGTVGQLGSLIKVISENISITEEQSAAIGILAELPERDLGLARQMLDDGAFELVHSRVVKIRQGGSKGGRFVTPFLEGLVRVLARVTLVLADEQGAVSLCRELNLAALFIELLQANGLENVQMSSAAALENLSQESKNLTRLPELPTPGFCASVFSCFSEPPAINGLCRLHRGTCSLRDSFCLLEGHAVEKLVALLDHTNEKVVEAALAALSTLLDDGLDIEQGVMVLCEAEGVKPILDVLLEKRTENLRRRAVWVVERLLRSDEIAYEVSGDPNVSTALVDAFQHGDYRTRQTAERALKHIDRLPNFSGVFPNAG, from the exons ATGGCTGAAAGTTGGCATGGAAATTATGACACTGGCAGTCCATCAGATGACAGCCATAAGTTTGAGCGATTGCACATTGAGCCTATTTATGATGCATTTTTTTGTCCTTTAACAAAGCAAGTTATGCGTGATCCTGTTACCTTAGAAAATGGTCAAACATTTGAGCGAGAAGCAATTGAAAAGTGGTTTAGGGAATGCAAGGAGAGTGGAAGGAAGTTGGTCTGCCCACTGACACTAAAAGAATTGAAAAGCGCTGATCTAAAGCCTAGCATAGCTTTGAGGAACACCATTGAAGAGTGGAATGCCAGAAATGAAGCTGCTCAGCTTGATATGGCTCGTAAGTCATTGAATCTGGGCAGCTCAGAAAGTGAAGTTCTTTTGGCCTTGAAGTTTGTCCAGCAAATCTGCCAAAAAACAAGATCAAATAAGCACGTTGCACGCAATGCAGGGCTGATTCCTATGATAGTTGACATGTTGAAGAGCAGTCGTAAAGTAAGGTGCAAAGCTTTGGAAACCCTTAAAACTGTGGTGGAGGATGATTCCGATAATAAG GAATTATTGGCTGATGGGGATACAGTACGAACTATAGTGAAGTTCTTGTATCACGAGCAATCCATAGAGAGGGAGAAAGCTGTCTCTTTGCTGTATGAACTATCCAAATCTGAAGCCTTATGTGAGAAGATTGGTTCAATTAATGGAGCGATTCttattttggttggaatgacAAGCAGCAAATCAGATAACATTTTGACTGTTGAGAACGCTGATAAAACATTACAGAATCTGGAGAAGTGTGAGAACAATGTGAGACAGATGGCTGAAAATGGTAGACTGCAGCCTCTTCTGACACAAATTCGTGAAG GCCCTCCAGAAACCCAACTTTCGATGTCTAATTTCCTTGGTGAGTTAGTTTTGGACAATGATGTAAAGGTGATAGTGGCTAAAAGTGTGGGTTCAGCTTTGATTAACATCATGAGAAGTGGTGATATGCAGTCAAGAGAAGCAGCTTTGAAAGctctcaaccaaatttcatctTGTGAGGCAAGTGCCAAGGTACTGATAGAGGCAGGAATACTTCCGTCTCTGGTCAAAGATCTCTTTATCGTTGGGGCTAACCAGCTTCCTATGCGACTGAAAGAGGTTGCTGCAACAATTCTTGCTAATGTTGTTAGCACAGACTATGATTTTGATTCCATCTTGGTTGGACCTGATCAGCAAACGCTAGTCTCAGAAGACATTGTCCATAACCTACTACATCTCATTAGCAACACTGGACCAGCAATCGAGAGCAAGCTTCTCCAGGTTCTTGTTGGACTCACTAGCTCTCCTTCAACTGTTTTGAGTGTTGTTGCCGCCATTAAAAGCTCCGGTGCCATTATTAGTTTGGTGCAGTTTATTGAGGCTCCACAAAAGGAATTACGTGTGGCTTCCATTAAACTTCTCCAGAACCTCTCCCCACATGTGGGCCAGGAGCTAGCTGACGCCCTACGTGGCACAGTGGGCCAACTTGGAAGCCTAATAAAAGTCATATCAGAGAATATTTCAATCACTGAAGAGCAATCAGCGGCCATTGGCATCTTAGCTGAACTTCCGGAGAGGGATCTAGGCCTTGCCAGGCAGATGCTAGATGACGGTGCCTTTGAGCTGGTACATTCTAGAGTAGTTAAGATCCGCCAAGGGGGGAGTAAGGGTGGCCGCTTTGTGACACCATTTCTAGAAGGACTTGTACGAGTTTTAGCAAGGGTTACACTTGTGTTGGCTGATGAGCAAGGTGCAGTTTCTCTGTGCCGTGAACTTAATCTTGCTGCACTTTTCATTGAACTTCTACAGGCCAACGGACTGGAGAATGTACAGATGAGTTCAGCAGCAGCATTGGAGAATTTATCACAAGAATCCAAAAATTTGACAAGATTGCCCGAGTTGCCTACACCTGGTTTCTGTGCTTCAGTTTTTTCATGTTTTAGTGAACCACCTGCCATAAATGGTTTGTGTCGGCTTCATCGTGGGACATGTTCACTTAGAGATAGTTTTTGTCTCTTGGAGGGACATGCTGTGGAAAAGTTGGTAGCTCTTCTCGACCACACAAACGAGAAGGTGGTCGAAGCAGCACTTGCAGCACTCTCTACTCTGTTGGATGATGGGCTTGATATCGAACAAGGGGTTATGGTGTTGTGTGAGGCAGAGGGGGTGAAGCCTATTCTTGACGTGTTGTTAGAGAAACGGACAGAGAATCTGAGGAGGAGGGCAGTCTGGGTAGTTGAAAGACTATTGCGGAGTGATGAGATAGCCTATGAAGTTTCTGGAGATCCGAACGTGAGCACCGCACTTGTTGATGCCTTCCAGCATGGTGACTATCGAACCCGGCAGACTGCTGAACGTGCCCTGAAGCACATTGACAGGTTACCAAACTTCTCTGGTGTCTTTCCGAACGCAGGATAG